The Synechococcus sp. RS9916 DNA segment AAAAAGAACCCTGACGTGCCGGAATTAGTGCGGGGCAAATGTGGCCGCGTGTTTGGCCATCTCCAGGGTCTGTTGACCATGATTAAGGGCCTTCCCCTGGCCTACAACAAGGATTTCCAGGAGGACAAGGAAGCGTTGTTTGATGCCGTCAGCACGACGGCTGACTGCCTCGAGGCGATGGCGATCTTGATGGAGGAGGGCGTGGAATTCCGCCCTGAGCGTCTGGAGCGGGCGGTGGCCTCTGATTTTTCCAATGCCACCGATGTGGCTGACTATTTAGTGGCCCGCGGTGTGCCGTTCCGCGAGGCCTATCAGATGGTCGGCGCGGTGGTGAAGCGCTGCTTGCAGGACGGGGTTTTGTTACTTGATCTCACTCTTGAGCAATGGAAAACCTTTCATCCGGCATTTGAAGCCGATCTGTTTGAGGCCCTCCAACCCCGTCAGGTGGTGGCAGCTCGTGTGAGTGAAGGAGGCACAGGCTTTGTCCGTGTCGATGAACAGTTGGCTCTCTGGGAGCAGCGACTGGCTTGAAGCTGGATGAATCGACTTTGCTCAATGGGTCTACGCTGAGAGAGCCAAAGGCCCTTGATTCCTTCCGGAAGCATGAACCGATGGCAGTCAGGTCCCATCGGTCCCTTCGTTAACGGTCCACCAGGAAAGTGAGCATTTTCGTCGGCAATCTGCCCTTCCGCGCTGAGCAGGAAGACATCATTGAATTGTTTGCGGCCCATGGCGAGGTCACGAACTGCGCCCTCCCTCTGGAGCGAGACACTGGCCGGAAACGTGGTTTCGCTTTCATCGAGATGGCTGATGAAGCGATGGAAACCGCAGCGATCGACGCCCTCCAGGGTGTGGAGTTGATGGGGCGTCCGCTGCGGATCAACAAGGCAGAACCCCGCGGCTCCGCTCCTCGTCGTGGTGGTGGCGGCTACGGAGGCGGCGGTGGTGGTTATCGCGGTGGTGGCGGCGGCTACGGCGGTGGCGGTTATCGCGGTGGCGGCTCTGAGGGCGGCGGCTACGGCGGTGGATCCGGTGCCCGTGGCTGGGAAGACCGCAGCTATGGCGGCGGTGGTGGTGGTTACCGCGGCGGTGGCGGCGGCTACGGCGGTGGCGGCGGTCAGGGCACTGACTATGACGACGGCCGCAGTCGTCGTCGGCGTGGCGGTGCGTCTCAGGGCGACAGCTACGGCGGTGGTGGTGACAGCTACGGCGGTTACGGCGGCGCTGAAGGCTGAAGCCTGCCCGCGTGGTGTTTAAAGCCCGGCATCCAGGAGTTGTCGGGCGGCGTCTTCCAGCACTGGAATGTCAGCCCCTTGGCGTTGCGCATTGAGTCCCAGATTGCGGCGCCAGTGTCTGGCACCAGGCACTCCTTCCACCAGTTGAACGAGGTGGCGGCAGAGATCCCAGAGACGCCCTCCTCTCGCTAGGTGAGCTTGGGCATAGGGGATCAGACCCAGCACCACATCGGATGCAGTCACGGTTCGGGCTGCTTCTCCGTAGATGCGTTCGTCGATGCATCCCCAGCGCAGAGGATGGGCATAGGCGGCCCGTCCGACCATGGCACCGTCGCAACTCTCGAGGGCCTCAAGGCATTGATCAGGCGTGTCGAGTCCGCCATTGAGTTCGATGGTCAGCTCAGGGCGCCGTTGCTTGAGGGCGATGACACGGTCGTATTGCAGGGGCGGGATGGTGCGGTTTTGTTTGGGATCCAGGCCTTCCAGCCAGGCTTTACGGGCATGCACTGCAAAGCGGGTGGCACCGGCCGCGGCCACGCGGTCGACAAAGGCCTGCAACAGGGCATCACTGTCGAGGTGATCGATGCCCACCCGGTGTTTGACCGTCACCGGTAGCCGTGAGGCCTGGCCCATGGCTTCCACACAGCGCGCGACACGATCGGGTTCCGCCATCAGGCAGGCACCGAAGTTGCCCGCCTGCACGCGCGGACTCGGGCAGCCCACATTCAGGTTGATCTCGTCGTAGCCCCAGTCGGCCGCCATCTGGGCAGCTTCCGCCAGCAGGACTGGGTCATCGCCCCCCACTTGCAGAGCGATGGGATGTTCCACGGGATCGAAATCCAGCAGCCGCTCCCGGCGATTGGTGTGGTGCAGCGCTTGGGCGACCACCATTTCGGAATAGAGCAGGGCCCGGGTGCTGATCTGACGCATCAGGACCCGGAAGTGGCGATCGGTGCAGTCGAGCATCGGCGCAACGCTGAACCGCCAGGCGGGTTCCCGTTCGCCAGAGGTTGGGGAATCCATCTCTCCATTCTTCCCTTTGCCCTGCCGGCAACTCCTAAAACAGGTGTTGATT contains these protein-coding regions:
- the dusA gene encoding tRNA dihydrouridine(20/20a) synthase DusA, with translation MDSPTSGEREPAWRFSVAPMLDCTDRHFRVLMRQISTRALLYSEMVVAQALHHTNRRERLLDFDPVEHPIALQVGGDDPVLLAEAAQMAADWGYDEINLNVGCPSPRVQAGNFGACLMAEPDRVARCVEAMGQASRLPVTVKHRVGIDHLDSDALLQAFVDRVAAAGATRFAVHARKAWLEGLDPKQNRTIPPLQYDRVIALKQRRPELTIELNGGLDTPDQCLEALESCDGAMVGRAAYAHPLRWGCIDERIYGEAARTVTASDVVLGLIPYAQAHLARGGRLWDLCRHLVQLVEGVPGARHWRRNLGLNAQRQGADIPVLEDAARQLLDAGL
- a CDS encoding RNA-binding protein — protein: MSIFVGNLPFRAEQEDIIELFAAHGEVTNCALPLERDTGRKRGFAFIEMADEAMETAAIDALQGVELMGRPLRINKAEPRGSAPRRGGGGYGGGGGGYRGGGGGYGGGGYRGGGSEGGGYGGGSGARGWEDRSYGGGGGGYRGGGGGYGGGGGQGTDYDDGRSRRRRGGASQGDSYGGGGDSYGGYGGAEG